A genomic window from bacterium includes:
- the dctP gene encoding TRAP transporter substrate-binding protein DctP — protein MHSKLRSLSLAILGLALSAGSAQAVAEHEIKLSVLAPEGSTWVKEMEAMSQDLQTQSGGRLALKIYAGGVSGDERDVLRKMRIGQVHAAAFTGVGLGQIVPSVRILELPMLFRNYQEVDYVKGKLQPEFEKQFEASGFILLGWAEAGFVNIFSNKPIANKDDMKGVKMWAWEGDPLVKAMYESLGIVPIPLALPDVLTSLQTNLIDGVYGPPLGIIALQWFTKVKYMTDVNLANSTGGLLITKAQFNKLPPDLQAMLKATAQKHGASLVTKIRAENTSALGTLKKNGIQVVAVDPKAKEEMIQLSEAVYPKLAGSLYPAALLERVKGYIAEVRK, from the coding sequence ATGCATTCGAAATTACGTTCTTTAAGCCTCGCCATTTTGGGGCTGGCGCTCAGCGCCGGCTCCGCTCAGGCCGTCGCCGAGCACGAGATCAAGCTCTCGGTCTTGGCTCCCGAAGGCTCGACCTGGGTCAAGGAGATGGAGGCGATGAGCCAGGACCTGCAAACTCAAAGCGGCGGCCGCTTGGCCCTCAAGATCTACGCCGGCGGCGTCAGCGGCGACGAGCGCGACGTGCTCCGCAAGATGCGGATCGGCCAAGTCCATGCCGCGGCCTTCACCGGCGTCGGCTTGGGCCAGATCGTGCCCTCGGTCCGGATCCTCGAGTTGCCGATGCTGTTCCGCAATTACCAAGAGGTCGACTACGTCAAGGGCAAGCTCCAACCGGAATTCGAGAAACAATTCGAGGCTAGCGGCTTCATCCTCCTCGGCTGGGCCGAGGCCGGCTTCGTCAACATCTTCTCCAACAAGCCCATCGCCAATAAAGACGACATGAAGGGCGTCAAGATGTGGGCCTGGGAAGGCGACCCGCTGGTCAAGGCCATGTACGAAAGCCTCGGCATCGTGCCGATTCCGCTGGCCCTGCCCGACGTCCTGACCTCGCTCCAAACCAATTTGATCGACGGCGTCTACGGTCCGCCCTTAGGCATCATCGCCCTCCAGTGGTTCACCAAGGTCAAGTACATGACCGATGTCAACCTGGCCAACTCCACCGGCGGCCTGCTCATCACCAAGGCTCAGTTCAATAAGCTGCCGCCCGACCTCCAGGCCATGCTCAAGGCCACCGCCCAGAAGCACGGGGCTTCGCTGGTGACCAAGATCCGGGCCGAGAACACCTCGGCCCTCGGCACCCTGAAGAAGAACGGCATCCAGGTCGTCGCGGTGGATCCCAAGGCCAAGGAAGAGATGATCCAGCTCTCGGAAGCCGTCTATCCCAAGCTGGCCGGCAGCCTCTATCCGGCCGCCCTGCTCGAGCGGGTGAAGGGCTATATCGCGGAGGTTCGCAAGTAA